Proteins encoded in a region of the Gemmatimonadota bacterium genome:
- the aceE gene encoding pyruvate dehydrogenase (acetyl-transferring), homodimeric type, with translation MTTDVEPDVASLELHEWLESIEYVISQGDPERTRRILAALESRAAESGVRLPFSANTPYVNTIPVELQEPYPGDRDLERRIKNIVRWNALAMVVRANRADASIGGHISTYASSATLYEVGFNHFFRNRNGSHEGDLLFVQGHAAPGIYARAYLEGRISEEQLKNFRHEVNPPGLPSYPHPWLMPDFWEFPTVSMGLGAITGIYQARFMKYLENRGIKKPSDSKVWVMMGDGEMDEPESLGAITVPVVEMLDNLIFVVNCNLQRLDGPVRGNHKIIQELEAIFRGAGWNVIKCIWGSDWDPLLEKDGDGLLVNRMHETVDGQYQKYSMATGEYIRDRFFGVHPDLKKMVEHLSDSQLQHLRRGGHDPLKVYHAYKAAVENEGSPTVILMKTIKGYGLGDSGQGANSTHQIKKMEDSDLLAFRDRFRIPISDEDVAEVPFYKPPEDSEEIQYLHERRRALGGYVPSRRTTFTPLHAPKQDKYSKYYEGTDRQVSTTMAFVNILSDLMRDKEIGNLVVPIVPDEARTFGMEALFRQSGIYSPVGQLYDPVDSETLLYYRESKDGQLLEEGISEAGAMSSFIAAGTAYATYDINTIPFFIYYSMFGLQRVGDLVWSAGDMRCKGFLVGATSGRTTLAGEGLQHQDGNSHLLAYPVPNLLAYDPAYGYELAVIIEEGIRRMYEEQEDVFYYLTVHNENYAMPPMPGDPEATREGILKGMYRFRESEKKNGELRVQLFGSGAILNEVLKAGRILEEQYGVTADVWSITSYKALHNEAVDVERWNILHPEETPRVPYVTSCVADIPGPYVAACDYVKALPDTVSAWFPGHLITLGADGFGRSDGRAALRDFFEVDARYIALSALYGLMRDGKLPAARLKQAMDELEIDADKPNPLML, from the coding sequence ATGACAACGGACGTGGAACCCGATGTAGCATCGCTGGAACTTCACGAATGGCTCGAATCGATTGAGTACGTCATCTCGCAGGGCGACCCCGAGCGGACCCGCCGCATTCTCGCGGCGCTGGAGTCCCGCGCCGCCGAGTCCGGCGTACGCCTGCCCTTCTCCGCCAACACGCCCTACGTCAACACCATACCCGTAGAACTGCAGGAACCCTATCCCGGCGACCGGGACCTGGAACGACGCATCAAGAACATCGTGCGCTGGAATGCGCTCGCCATGGTGGTCCGCGCCAACCGGGCCGACGCCTCCATAGGCGGGCACATATCCACCTACGCGTCGTCCGCGACGCTCTACGAGGTGGGCTTCAACCACTTCTTCCGCAACCGCAACGGAAGCCACGAGGGCGACCTCCTCTTCGTCCAGGGACACGCCGCGCCCGGCATCTACGCGCGGGCCTACCTGGAAGGCCGCATCTCCGAAGAGCAGCTGAAGAACTTCCGCCACGAGGTGAATCCGCCCGGGCTCCCGTCCTATCCCCACCCCTGGCTCATGCCGGATTTCTGGGAATTCCCCACGGTATCGATGGGGCTCGGCGCCATCACCGGCATCTACCAGGCTCGTTTCATGAAATACCTGGAGAACCGGGGGATCAAGAAACCGAGCGATTCCAAGGTATGGGTCATGATGGGCGACGGAGAGATGGACGAACCCGAGTCCCTCGGTGCCATCACGGTGCCGGTCGTGGAGATGCTCGACAACCTCATCTTCGTGGTCAACTGCAACCTGCAGCGCCTCGACGGCCCGGTCCGGGGCAACCACAAGATCATCCAGGAACTGGAAGCCATCTTCCGGGGCGCGGGATGGAACGTGATCAAGTGCATCTGGGGCAGTGACTGGGACCCCCTGCTGGAGAAGGACGGCGACGGACTCCTCGTGAACCGCATGCACGAGACGGTGGACGGCCAGTACCAGAAGTACAGCATGGCAACTGGCGAATACATCCGGGACAGGTTCTTCGGCGTACATCCCGATCTGAAGAAGATGGTGGAACACCTGTCCGATTCCCAGCTGCAGCACCTGCGGCGGGGCGGACACGATCCGCTCAAGGTCTACCATGCCTACAAGGCGGCCGTGGAGAACGAGGGTTCGCCGACGGTCATCCTGATGAAGACGATCAAGGGTTACGGACTGGGCGACAGCGGGCAGGGCGCCAACAGCACCCACCAGATCAAGAAGATGGAGGACAGCGACCTGCTGGCCTTCCGGGACCGCTTCCGGATCCCGATTTCCGATGAAGACGTGGCCGAAGTACCCTTCTACAAGCCGCCCGAGGACAGCGAGGAGATCCAGTACCTCCACGAGCGGCGCAGGGCATTGGGAGGCTACGTGCCCTCCCGGCGGACGACCTTCACGCCGCTGCACGCGCCGAAGCAGGACAAGTACAGCAAGTACTACGAAGGGACGGACAGGCAGGTGTCGACGACCATGGCCTTCGTCAACATCCTGTCGGACCTGATGCGGGACAAGGAGATCGGCAACCTCGTCGTTCCCATCGTGCCCGACGAGGCCCGGACCTTCGGCATGGAGGCCCTGTTCCGGCAGTCCGGCATCTATTCCCCGGTGGGGCAGCTCTACGACCCGGTGGACAGCGAAACGCTCCTGTACTACCGCGAGTCGAAAGACGGCCAGTTGCTGGAAGAAGGCATTTCGGAAGCGGGCGCCATGTCGTCCTTTATCGCCGCCGGCACGGCCTACGCCACCTACGACATCAACACCATCCCCTTCTTCATCTACTACTCCATGTTCGGCCTGCAGCGCGTCGGCGACCTGGTCTGGTCCGCGGGCGACATGCGCTGCAAGGGCTTCCTCGTCGGCGCCACGTCGGGACGCACCACGCTGGCGGGCGAAGGACTCCAGCACCAGGACGGCAACAGCCACCTGCTGGCCTACCCGGTGCCGAACCTGCTGGCCTACGACCCCGCCTACGGATACGAACTGGCGGTGATCATCGAAGAAGGCATCCGGCGCATGTACGAAGAACAGGAAGACGTGTTCTACTACCTGACCGTGCACAACGAGAACTACGCCATGCCCCCCATGCCCGGCGATCCAGAGGCAACCCGGGAGGGCATCCTCAAGGGGATGTACCGGTTCCGCGAATCGGAGAAGAAAAACGGCGAGCTCCGGGTCCAGCTCTTCGGCAGCGGCGCCATCCTGAACGAGGTGCTCAAAGCCGGCCGGATCCTGGAAGAACAGTACGGTGTCACCGCGGACGTCTGGAGCATCACCAGCTACAAGGCGCTGCACAACGAGGCGGTGGACGTGGAGCGGTGGAACATACTGCATCCCGAAGAAACGCCCCGCGTACCTTATGTGACTTCGTGCGTGGCCGATATTCCGGGTCCTTACGTGGCGGCCTGCGACTACGTGAAAGCGCTGCCGGACACGGTATCCGCCTGGTTCCCGGGTCATTTGATCACCCTGGGCGCCGATGGATTCGGACGCAGCGACGGCCGTGCCGCTCTGCGGGATTTCTTCGAAGTGGATGCCCGTTACATCGCGCTGTCCGCGCTCTACGGCCTGATGCGGGACGGCAAACTACCCGCCGCAAGGCTGAAGCAGGCGATGGACGAACTGGAAATCGACGCCGACAAGCCGAATCCGCTCATGCTGTGA
- a CDS encoding dihydrodipicolinate synthase family protein, producing MKSDGRHGWHGIFTIPQTPFTDDGALDEEGLRRQIDFCVDVGSHGIVYPVMVSEFWLLSDDERKRVVAVAVEQADGRIPMIAGVAGVSTEVAVMFSRHAREAGADGAIALPPYVLKPGLGGLVDYYRRVAEAVGNPVFIQNFDPPLGSSLSPGFIRELLLDIPHVKYIKEEMMPCGHSVTALMDTCGDELHGVFTGFGGRWFIDELNRGVSGTMPAAEFTDVLVRLYERYRSGDVEGAREIHNRLLPLINIESLHGVIFCKEILKRRGLIGSTYTRAPGKLDRHDLAEIDRLIRDVEELYIR from the coding sequence ATGAAAAGCGACGGCCGGCATGGCTGGCACGGCATATTCACCATACCCCAGACGCCTTTTACCGACGACGGCGCGCTGGACGAGGAGGGGCTGCGCAGACAGATCGATTTCTGCGTGGACGTGGGCTCCCACGGCATCGTCTATCCCGTCATGGTCAGCGAGTTCTGGCTGCTCTCGGACGACGAGCGAAAACGGGTTGTGGCCGTGGCCGTGGAGCAGGCCGACGGTCGCATTCCGATGATTGCGGGGGTGGCGGGGGTGAGTACCGAGGTCGCCGTGATGTTCAGCCGCCATGCGCGCGAGGCCGGCGCCGACGGAGCGATCGCCCTGCCGCCCTACGTGCTCAAGCCCGGCCTGGGCGGCCTGGTGGACTACTACCGGCGGGTCGCCGAGGCCGTGGGGAACCCCGTGTTCATCCAGAACTTCGATCCACCCCTCGGATCCAGCCTCTCACCGGGGTTCATCCGGGAGTTGCTGCTGGACATTCCGCACGTGAAGTACATCAAGGAGGAGATGATGCCCTGCGGCCATTCGGTGACGGCCCTGATGGATACCTGCGGCGACGAGCTGCACGGCGTGTTCACCGGCTTCGGGGGGCGCTGGTTCATCGACGAACTGAACCGGGGCGTGAGCGGAACCATGCCCGCTGCCGAGTTCACCGACGTGCTGGTCCGTCTCTACGAACGCTACCGGTCGGGTGACGTGGAAGGCGCGCGGGAGATCCACAACCGGCTGCTGCCCCTCATCAACATCGAAAGCCTCCACGGCGTGATCTTCTGCAAGGAGATCCTGAAGCGGCGCGGCCTGATCGGGTCGACGTACACGCGGGCGCCGGGGAAGCTGGACCGGCACGACCTCGCCGAGATCGACCGCCTCATCCGCGACGTGGAAGAGTTGTATATACGGTGA
- a CDS encoding 2-oxo acid dehydrogenase subunit E2 has translation MATPFNLPALGENVDAGTVVGILVAVGDQVEENQPVLEIETDKANLEVPSGFSGVVTEILVENGATAEVGAPVLMYEEGVGEGAEAGETPAEADGEAETEAPAEVSESKDEKPAAEADAGGATDSAPQAPPATSAPPAAATGPAEETAAPPPPTAPVVPAATSGAPVPAAPSVRRFAREIGLDIAQVPGRGLGGRISVEDVKAHSRQLSAGQGAAAGPRPSAPASLPDFSKWGPVETEPMSSLRRAAAEHLSAAWTNIPHVTYGDKADVTDMEALRKQFGPAAEAAGGKLTMTAIALKIVAAALKRFPLFNASVDMARHEIIHKKYYHVGVAVDTDRGLVVPVIRDVDRKNMIELSIELSEVAAKARDRKLSPDDMQGGTFTISNLGGFGGTFFAPIVNAPDVAILGLARSRMEQVYVDGTFQPRLMLPLMISYDHRLIDGADGARFMQWLVQAFEEPFLLSLEG, from the coding sequence ATGGCGACGCCTTTCAATCTTCCGGCGCTGGGTGAGAACGTCGACGCGGGCACCGTGGTGGGTATCCTGGTGGCCGTCGGGGATCAAGTCGAAGAAAACCAGCCCGTCCTGGAGATCGAGACCGACAAGGCCAACCTCGAGGTGCCGTCGGGATTCAGCGGGGTGGTGACGGAAATCCTCGTGGAGAACGGTGCGACGGCCGAGGTAGGCGCTCCTGTCCTGATGTATGAAGAAGGGGTGGGGGAGGGCGCGGAAGCCGGCGAGACCCCTGCCGAAGCGGACGGAGAGGCGGAGACCGAGGCGCCTGCCGAAGTTTCGGAGTCGAAGGACGAGAAGCCTGCCGCCGAGGCGGACGCTGGCGGGGCCACGGATTCAGCCCCACAGGCGCCGCCTGCGACGAGCGCGCCACCTGCCGCGGCCACTGGTCCCGCGGAGGAAACCGCTGCGCCGCCTCCGCCGACTGCCCCGGTCGTTCCAGCGGCCACTTCAGGGGCGCCCGTGCCTGCCGCGCCTTCCGTACGCCGCTTCGCCCGGGAGATCGGGCTCGATATCGCCCAGGTGCCCGGAAGAGGTCTCGGAGGACGGATTTCCGTCGAAGATGTCAAGGCCCATTCCAGGCAGTTGAGCGCCGGCCAGGGCGCCGCTGCCGGTCCCAGGCCATCCGCTCCGGCTTCGCTGCCGGACTTCTCAAAATGGGGCCCGGTGGAAACCGAGCCGATGAGTAGCCTGCGCCGGGCCGCCGCGGAGCACCTGTCCGCCGCCTGGACGAACATCCCCCACGTCACTTACGGCGACAAGGCCGACGTCACCGACATGGAGGCCCTGCGCAAGCAGTTCGGTCCCGCGGCCGAAGCCGCCGGCGGCAAGCTGACCATGACGGCCATCGCCCTGAAGATCGTGGCCGCTGCGCTCAAGCGTTTTCCCCTGTTCAACGCCAGCGTCGACATGGCCCGGCACGAGATCATCCACAAGAAGTACTACCACGTGGGCGTGGCGGTGGATACGGACCGCGGCCTGGTCGTGCCGGTCATCCGGGACGTGGACCGGAAGAACATGATCGAGCTTTCGATAGAACTGTCCGAGGTCGCCGCAAAGGCGCGGGACAGGAAGCTCTCACCGGACGATATGCAGGGGGGTACCTTCACGATCTCGAACCTGGGCGGGTTCGGCGGAACCTTCTTCGCGCCGATCGTGAACGCGCCGGACGTGGCCATCCTGGGCCTCGCCCGCAGCCGCATGGAACAGGTTTACGTAGACGGGACGTTCCAGCCGCGTCTCATGTTGCCGCTGATGATCTCCTACGATCACCGGCTCATTGACGGCGCAGACGGCGCCCGCTTCATGCAGTGGCTGGTACAGGCCTTCGAGGAACCCTTCCTCCTCAGCCTGGAGGGATGA